CTGTGTGCTGGAATTCTCTCCTTCAGACTTGGTGAATGTCAAAATAGCATGTGGAGGTACACAGTTAGCAGGTGAGTACTGGTAGTGACACAGAGCACTTGTTGATTCATGATAAGAATGTCACTAATTGGGTGAAAGTaacttttagaagaaaaggctttcttCCACACAGCAAAAGCTTAAGGATTTTTGTCTCtatactgttttaaaacaagttagCAAGTGTCATACATCAGTTTAAAGTTTTGGTAATTCCTAAGTAGAAACATGAAAATTCAGCAGTCTTATCAGACATGCAGTATTAGTGTTTGAGACCTgtgagggaagggaaagaggcagaaggggaatagttttttttttttacagtcttaGAAGGAGCCCTTAAATCTGAACGTCAAAAAAGTGAGGTCCTTTCTGCCTGTTAAACCGCTGACAACACTCATAAGccttatttatatttatgtttagTGTCTGTCTAAAGGAGTCATGGGGAGGACTTTCTCAGTTTcagggtgggttttggtttgggatttttttctgcacaggCAAGATCTATCTGTCTGAACAAGGATTTGCTCGTTATGGCTGTgtagtgtttttattttttttaagaaaatatatgaacatattttattttaaagaagagtTTTGGAAAAAGTAGGCTATCTTCCAGGTTTTGTGATATTATATATcacaaaaaaagatttgcttttggttctgttgtgtgtgttttctgtaacGATCCTATAGATGACTTAAAGTATTTCTGGAACCAGTTACTAAGAAGTGAAACATTATTAACTAAAAGGAAAAACGATCCATCTTCTTCAAACACATAAcatatttcaggttttgcatttcatttaaaatacataaatgaagTTAcctcacaacagaaaaaaactttcttcctAAAGGCTTAATTGTCCTCCTGCCAGTTCAAACTTCTTGATCTACTGGTCTAGATTCATGTTGTCCAGTGCCAGGACAGAGAAGgtctgatattttttaatattctggtTTAGTATGGGATGTAAAACCTTTTGGACATCACAAAGCAACAAAAGTCATAATATTCTTTATTGTTTCGTTATTTCTTTGGCAGGTCActtttagaagtattttctcAACTCAAAAAATAGTATCTCTGCCTGAAAATTTGATTTCAGCTGtcacctttaaaaatacttatgaaatctgaaaggaaattgagggttatttttctcctttcctgacCTTGTTTTCTATATTTGGCAGTATTGAATAATGTACTCATAACTGCATAATCAATTTTGCATCTGTGTTGATAGGCTATTTAATTTCTTAGTCTCCAGTTCAAAAGCTACTTTGTCATGATAACGCACTGTTGTGTTagtatgtgtgcatgcatttcTCCTGACAGTGGGTTTAGAGAacttcagcagagctggcagatctGAAATATGCCCTTCTGCCCTTTTTGAAATAGGAAAAGACTATTGAGGATGGGTGTGGATAAGGGATTGGCTGTTCATTTAGGTGAAGCTGTGGAAGGAAGATTGAGCAGTAATTCTGGAGATGCTTCCATGGGACAATAGAGCACAGTAGAGAATGAATAAGACTCTTGATTAATGATAAAGCCTTTGTTGGACCTGGCAAAGACACACACTTGGGTTTTTGAAACATATGATCACACCTTTGACCTCTTTTAAAGGAGTGGGGATTTATGTCAGTGTTCCAAAGCCTGTGGAAGTACTTCTGAAGTTAATCCTACTGGTGACCTGCAAAAGAGGGGGTGGCTGTTAGATACACCTGGGTGTTCCTGTTCTGCCAATGGTGCTTGTGGAGTTACCATCAACATCGCTACCAGTTGCGGAACTGAAATGGTCGTTGACTGTTCAGGGCTCTCAGATATTTCTTTGCTAGGCTAGTGCAGTTGTCATAAATCTTAACCAGTGGTTAGAAGAAAGGgacaggggaaaaatatttgctagCGTATAAACCTGGGCAAaatcaaaggagaaaagattACTCAATGAAATATTTGCCACACAGTATACATTCAGGTAATATACATAACTGCTAAATAAAGGccacttgaaaaatattatgttctttttaatagcaaaataagatgtatttgtatttttaatcaaCATTGGATACAAATTCTGCTGAGCCCAAGCTTTGATGAAGTTCAGTGAGTTTCCACAAAGTTGATTTTGGCTCTCAAAAGAGGTAAACACTGCAAAGAGCTTCACACTTGCTTAATTATTAAGTTTTCTCTTCAAAAACATATACAGACAAAAAAGTTTCTCAGTACaggaatgttttaattttttatatggaatttggttttgatattttaaattatacttgTCAGATACGTTAAACAACTAACCAAAGTTTAATGACTAGCCTCTGGAAAACACatcttgctctttttctcctttcaggtGGTTTCACCTTGAGTCCAGACAAGGGAAGAGAACTAAAGACAGAGGAGAAATAAAGGTCAATATTCAGTTTATGAGAAATAACATGACAGCAAGTATGTTTGATTTGTCAATGAAGGACAAAACCAAATCCCCTTTTGCTAAactaaaagacaaaatgaaggGTCGAAAAACCGATGGAACATTTTTGGATACATCCTCTGCAATCATCCCAAGTACTCATATACCCGATGCAAATGTTGAGTTATGTAGTGGTGAAGTACAAATGaagtcaaaaccaaaaaaacctttccttttggGACCTCAGCGGCTATCCTCAGCTCATTCGATGTCAGATTTAACGGGATCGCAtgtctcttcagaaaaaatgaaatccagTACTGTTGGCTACTCTCATCTTTTCAGGCGTCAGCTAGAATCTTTTGGTTCAGTTGATGAAGGTGGTAAGTAAAGCTCGTGACCATTATAGTTACAGTGTACTGCTATTAGAGCATTCAAAAGTCTGTTTCTTTAGTTTATGAAGCAATTACAAGGCCAAAAAGTTAAGAATTATTGCTGGCCcggttttggtggtgggtttgcttttttctttggttttcacTTCCATTAGTTGGTGATAACTCATAAATTACTGGTTTTGAGCATATTGGTCATAATGTGGGGTATCTTACGTCCTCACTTGAGAGTTTGTTGTAGTGAAGCACTGCATTCTAGAGGGAACTCTAGGCAAAATAACATcttgtgaaaaatgaaaatctattttaaaagttgaaaaCTATCACCAAAGTTTTAAACTTGATTTatacaaagaactgaaaatactttaCATTTTTCGAAGTTATTATGCAGTGATAGACTACTGTCGCTTTCTGGAATGGCACACTAGTCATATCTATCTTCTTCGTAGAATTTAAGTTTTCACATAGGAAATGACAATTTGCTGTAGTGTCTATCCATAATAATTTCTGAACTATGAAGTTAAGGCCACAGCggatcattttttttaaaatagctactCTGCAGCGTTTTGAACTGAGACTCAATTGCAAAGCTTCTAGACCTAAGCTAAAATGGGTTCTCTGCATGTCATAAACTATGATATAGTGTCTCATTGATAATATACTAATGACAGATTGTTTGCAGGGAGTCTAAAATCTCCACATAGAAGAACATTAAGTGTTGATACTTCTAAAATGAACCAGCTTGACAGCACAGTTGATGAAACTGCACTTGAAGCACAGAATGACCCATTTACCAATGTGAGTGCTTCGTTACCCCAAAAATTTGCTACACTGCCAAGACAGAAGAATCCATTTGAAGAAAGCCCAGCAACATGGGATCAAAACATAAGTCTGTTTTCCAAACCTGTCgaaatcaggaaagaaattaaaaaagagaaaaaagagaaagttagTCTTTTTGAAAgagtgactggaaaaaaagatagcAGGAGGTCAGATAAACTTAGCAATGGGGGATCAGACAGTTCTACTGACTTGAAATCACCTAGTGCGTTTGGTGAAACTCATCAGGAGAGTTTTGATTATGATTCGACTAATCCGTTTATGACAAACTTCAAGCCTTCAAGCATGTTGCCATCTTCAAGGTAggtttttgctgtatttcaatcTGATATCTTGAACATgttatataaatgaaaatgtgaagtgTTGAGGAACACAGCCTTTGTGATTTATATACGTTTATATCATTGCTTATCTTTCTAAGTAAAAGCTATGAACTTTATATATAGCTTGatcttttctttattcattttgAAGTCACGTTTATATTATTAATATGTACTGTGAATGTTCTTGGGTACCTGCATTTGTGTAAGATCTTGTTCATGCTTCAGGATAGGTTCTTCCTGAAAGTTGTCCGCTTTCACTGAACACTCATTGCTAATTATTACACTGCCCTCAGTTGGGTTTTTAGAGGGAAAGGTTTCATGgctaaagaaaaatgaaatggaataaataaaagggTGAAACAACTGTGAATAATAAGAACAAATCCTTTGGATATCactatttgggaaaaaaaaaatttagagtCTGTATGTTAGAGCACAAGAATTAAAAACCATTGTGTTTCTAAATGGGAGCACCCACATGGGCAGTTACCACACTTGAATTTGTTTGATTCACTGTAGCTTTGCTGAGTTGCTATGTATTCAAGTCAGCGTACAAGGCAGCAGTTTGTGTTAAGCAGAGTGAATTGGGTTATGGGGCTGATAAGAAACTTTGATTTAAATAAtccattttgttctttgtttgtCAAAGTATACTtgtccttcaaaaaaaaaaaaattgtatccCACAGTTagtttcctttctggtttttgtttgctaGTCAGGAAGATACACTATCTCtctctttatatatatacatgtgtgtgtgtgtgtatgtatatatatatatataaacatatacacacaccccTTACATATGGTGTTCCCAATAGATAAATGTTTAAGCAGTTAATTATTTAACGTTTAttgatttgcatttttcccccctgtatATTAATGCCAGAAATTAACAGTCCATGTTTCTATTTAATGACATAAGTTTGgtagaaatttaatttaaaatcaaaatgcttcaAACTTGaattttaaggttttaaaataaatcacagttttaaatggaaaacaggATTCTaacaaatttgctttttctgtctgttaatTCCTTAATGacacagtattattttcttaaaaaaaaaaaagttgctttttgttttcttgtcctTTAAGATTTTAGAACAGTTTGATCTTATTGTATCCCAACCCAATTTTAATCCTAAGTTAAAATGCATGCACTCCTGATTTAAACTTATAATCATTTTCTCAACAAAACTAATCATGAATGTGAATTTGATAAATGAACTGAAATGCAACTGCTATAGAAAAGATTTTGTTGCTAGAAGCTCAAACAGACTTCAGTGAATTATCTTCTCAGAATCTTCTATGAGTCAAGTCATTTCCTAGTGTCTTAAATAACATGTTTACAGACAGTGTCTtagaatattatttatttaataaatgatTTATCTAGATTAGAGTAAGGTTAGGATGTAGCTTGGTTTGTCAGAAGTTAAACTTCCATTTAAATAATCTCCTTTAAAGAGAAGCCAtttaaataacaattaaaattacatagcatttattttattttaaatgaaaaaatattcagacagATGCTAGATACAAGTAGTGAGATCTTTTGAAGTTCTTGCATGCAGCAGATCTTGATAAATATAAATCTTTAGTGGTAATCAtgatggactttttttttctttattttgtaattaaaaagctCATCACAGTGCCCATTCAGAAGGACTGTAGTCATTTGTTCCCTCTTTGTATGAGCCTCTTTTACTAGTTCTTGACTTTTATGTAAACATAAACTTTTGATAAGACAAACAGatattctgttattttcacAAAGCCAAAAACAGTAAACATTTTGaccttttctgtaaaacaacTATTAATGGAATAATATCTAGCATGCAATAATTTAAGTTAGAAGCTCTTGATTTTTGTATGCTCCAGTATTATGTTCTGTGAGAACCTTTTAGAATAAGTTCACTTTCTTTCAAATACATCTTGTAcaatgattttcttttgaagtagaAACTAATACAAAATGTGCATATTTAATAAGTTTACAGTTTAAGTTTACCTTTTATCTGTGGAGGATTTGTTGAATAgaatccatttttaatttttcaaactAGTAATGCTGTGAAGAAAGAATTGTATAAATCTGTGGGCACAAAATAAATGAGGTTGAGTAACAAATTCAGCATGCAGAAAGCATACACAGGGAATTTGGGTTTTgagttgttttttatttactcaACATGCTATTAAGCTCTTTTGGATGGATACAGTTTCTAAAGTAAACCAGGCAGTATCTGTTTATTAATGTGTGTCCAAAATTAGTGTTCTGCTGTGGATGAGGAGTTTGCTTTGCAGGTGGTTCTCCCAGTTAACTCCACTTGGTTTGAGTGATGGAATGGTCCCGAGGCATGTGAACTGGATTACTTCCTGATGAAACTCAACTGGAAGATGTATTCCAGGAGCACATTGTAGCCACAAAAGGGCATTCAGTCTGTGGGAACAGGCTGGAGATAATgcaaagtggaagaaaagaaaccccacaTGAACCCTCTTCCCTACCTCAAAAAGATTGACCAAACTCGGCTCCTCCGTGTGTGTAATGTGAAGGTCAGGTTCTTAGCACCAATGAACCTATGTCTGTAAAGTTAATGGGAGTCTTTTCAGTGACTTTAGTGAGCTTTGGGTTAGCCTCAAGTCCATCCTAATTAATTGTTTGATAATGTTGACTAAGCAGTAATGatttgcagggcagcagctcgTAACAACATCACTAACTCATGGCTAGGTGAGTTGCAGAATAGAGTTGCTGAAGAGCCCTTCAACCAACCAGTCATTAAGTGCTGATGGGCTGTATGCATACTCTGGCACTAATTACTCTTACTTATTAATTGAAAGAATGATAAATACCTCTTCCACGTGTTTCTCAGCTGCTGGTACAGAAAACGTAGAAGTGGTTCAGCAACAGTTGTCCCAGGAttatctgaaaattattattttcattaatattatctattatttttacttcaggcaggtttaaaaagtattttggaaaagcaaaacaaacctgCCTGGTTTGTGTATAATACTAGTTGTCAGGAAATCACAAAATATGGCCCCCTAATTTCTAttaatctctgctctggcaaaAGCTTGTCTATGGCTTTGGTTAAATCTCTTAGTCTCCCTGCTCTTGATCTGTAAAATGGGGATGATATTTTGTTACCTCTTACGAATGCTAAGTGGAGAAATTAGTGGTTTTTTAAGGGGTTTATAGAGATGGTATTTCAGTATTACATAAGTGTTAAGATTAGGGGGGGTGTTATTGTCTGGTGTAGGAGTAATATAGATATTTATGAGCTGATTTCTtgacaatttaaaaatgctt
The Falco naumanni isolate bFalNau1 chromosome 9, bFalNau1.pat, whole genome shotgun sequence DNA segment above includes these coding regions:
- the RAB11FIP2 gene encoding rab11 family-interacting protein 2 — encoded protein: MMLAEQAQKWFPTHVQVTVLQAKGLKPKGKNGSNDAYTIIQLGKEKYSTSVAEKTLDPVWKEEASFELPGLLMQENPEKYILYLIVMHRSLVGLDKFLGQVAISLNDVFEDKERRKTEWFHLESRQGKRTKDRGEIKVNIQFMRNNMTASMFDLSMKDKTKSPFAKLKDKMKGRKTDGTFLDTSSAIIPSTHIPDANVELCSGEVQMKSKPKKPFLLGPQRLSSAHSMSDLTGSHVSSEKMKSSTVGYSHLFRRQLESFGSVDEGGSLKSPHRRTLSVDTSKMNQLDSTVDETALEAQNDPFTNVSASLPQKFATLPRQKNPFEESPATWDQNISLFSKPVEIRKEIKKEKKEKVSLFERVTGKKDSRRSDKLSNGGSDSSTDLKSPSAFGETHQESFDYDSTNPFMTNFKPSSMLPSSSFNTNPSGIEDLRKTMDGNPFDATAGYRNLTYEEVLQELVKHKEQLKKKDTHIRELEDYIDNLLVRVMEETPSILRVPYEPSRKAGKFSKS